The following proteins come from a genomic window of Pseudomonas sp. Z8(2022):
- the xthA gene encoding exodeoxyribonuclease III, which yields MKIVSFNINGLRARPHQLQALIEKHQPDVIGLQETKVADDQFPEAEIRQLGYHVHYHGQKGHYGVALLSRQEPLSLHKGFPGDGEDAQRRFIYGTFADASGNPITVMNGYFPQGESRDHPVKFPAKQRFYADLQQLLVERFDPQQALVVMGDINISPEDCDIGIGEPNRLRWLKTGKCSFLPEEREWLATLKNWGLVDSFRHLNPEVNDRFSWFDYRSRGFEDDPKRGLRIDVILASQPLQTRFKDAGIDYDLRGMDKPSDHAPIWLELN from the coding sequence ATGAAAATCGTCTCCTTCAATATCAACGGCCTGCGTGCGCGCCCTCATCAATTGCAGGCCCTGATAGAGAAACATCAGCCGGATGTGATCGGTCTGCAGGAAACCAAGGTGGCCGATGACCAGTTTCCCGAAGCGGAGATCCGCCAGCTTGGCTATCACGTGCATTACCACGGCCAGAAAGGCCACTACGGCGTCGCCCTGCTCTCGCGCCAGGAGCCGCTGAGCCTGCACAAGGGCTTTCCCGGTGATGGCGAGGACGCTCAGCGGCGCTTCATCTACGGCACCTTTGCCGATGCCAGTGGCAACCCCATCACCGTGATGAACGGCTACTTCCCCCAGGGCGAGAGTCGCGACCATCCGGTGAAATTCCCGGCCAAGCAGCGCTTCTATGCCGATCTGCAGCAGTTGCTGGTGGAGCGTTTCGACCCGCAGCAGGCTCTGGTGGTGATGGGCGATATCAACATCAGCCCCGAGGATTGCGACATCGGCATCGGCGAGCCCAATCGCCTGCGCTGGCTGAAAACCGGCAAGTGCAGCTTCCTGCCGGAAGAACGCGAATGGCTGGCCACCCTGAAGAACTGGGGGTTGGTAGACAGCTTCCGCCACCTCAACCCCGAAGTGAATGACCGCTTCAGCTGGTTCGACTATCGCAGCCGTGGGTTCGAGGACGATCCCAAGCGCGGCCTGCGCATCGACGTGATCCTCGCCAGCCAGCCGCTGCAGACGCGCTTCAAGGACGCCGGCATCGACTACGATCTGCGCGGCATGGACAAGCCGTCCGATCATGCGCCGATCTGGCTTGAGCTGAACTGA
- a CDS encoding substrate-binding domain-containing protein, with amino-acid sequence MPRVQPADRDIWGRTLSLLVIGFICYALPLSVFAAALPASENNRPVLRIQGSNTIGAKLAPELVKGLFAAQGLHDIRSEDGARENEQRVLARQDDGRLVVVEVAAHGSGTGFTALKDGSADLAASSRPVKDNESASLASLGDLRSPQAEQVIAIDGLAIIVHPSNPVSALSVEQIAKLFSGEIDDWAALGGKPGKVRPYARDDNSGTYDTFRELVLAPAERSLAANTQRYESSNQLSDSVSQDPNGIGFIGLPYIRQAKAVAVAAGDSYPMLPTTTLIATEDYPLARRLFLYNAPQLSNPWARALVYFAHSPRGQAIVADSGFIAQTVQAIKVAADAQMPADYRQLAQQAQRLSVNFRFQEGSATLDNKAHRDLQRVLDYLRQHDKLQNKVVLVGFGDPKSDPERAELLSKLRAMAVRRELAREGVLFREITGLGSELPVASNDQDNGRIRNRRVEVWVY; translated from the coding sequence ATGCCGCGTGTCCAGCCCGCTGACCGTGACATCTGGGGCCGTACCCTGTCCCTGCTGGTGATCGGTTTCATCTGCTACGCCCTGCCCCTTTCCGTCTTCGCTGCCGCCCTGCCCGCATCCGAGAACAACCGCCCGGTGCTGCGCATTCAGGGCTCCAATACCATTGGCGCGAAGCTGGCCCCGGAGCTGGTAAAGGGGCTGTTCGCAGCTCAGGGGCTCCACGATATCCGCAGCGAGGACGGCGCCCGCGAAAACGAGCAGCGTGTGCTGGCGCGCCAGGACGATGGCCGTCTGGTAGTAGTCGAAGTGGCCGCTCACGGATCCGGCACGGGCTTCACTGCGCTCAAGGACGGCAGCGCCGACCTGGCCGCCTCGTCACGGCCGGTCAAAGACAACGAATCCGCCAGCCTGGCGTCACTGGGCGACCTGCGTAGTCCACAGGCCGAACAGGTCATCGCCATCGACGGTCTGGCGATCATCGTTCACCCGTCCAACCCTGTCTCTGCACTGAGCGTGGAGCAGATCGCAAAACTCTTCTCTGGCGAAATCGACGACTGGGCGGCGCTGGGTGGCAAACCAGGCAAGGTCCGCCCCTATGCTCGCGACGACAATTCCGGCACCTATGACACCTTCAGGGAACTGGTGCTGGCTCCGGCAGAACGCAGCCTCGCAGCCAACACGCAACGCTACGAGTCCAGCAATCAGTTGTCCGACTCGGTCAGCCAGGACCCGAATGGCATCGGCTTCATCGGCCTGCCGTACATTCGGCAGGCCAAGGCAGTCGCCGTCGCCGCCGGCGATTCTTATCCCATGCTGCCGACTACCACACTGATCGCCACCGAGGATTACCCGCTGGCGCGGCGCCTGTTTCTCTACAACGCTCCGCAGTTAAGCAATCCCTGGGCGCGCGCGCTGGTCTACTTCGCCCACAGCCCGCGTGGCCAGGCTATCGTCGCCGACAGCGGCTTCATCGCCCAGACCGTCCAGGCGATCAAGGTCGCGGCAGATGCACAGATGCCGGCGGATTACCGGCAACTTGCGCAGCAGGCGCAGCGGCTTTCGGTGAACTTCCGTTTCCAGGAAGGCAGCGCAACGCTGGACAACAAGGCCCACCGCGACCTGCAACGGGTGCTTGACTACCTCAGGCAACACGACAAGCTGCAGAACAAGGTGGTGCTGGTCGGCTTCGGTGATCCGAAGAGCGATCCCGAACGTGCCGAACTGCTGTCGAAACTGCGGGCGATGGCCGTGCGCCGCGAGCTGGCCAGAGAGGGTGTGCTGTTTCGCGAAATCACCGGCCTGGGCAGTGAGTTGCCGGTGGCGTCGAATGACCAGGACAACGGCCGCATCCGCAATCGCCGCGTTGAAGTCTGGGTTTATTGA